caGTAAAAAGATCTGTATCTGTGAAAATATTCGCATGTAGGAATCGGTCCAGCATCCCCTTAATAGATTatgaaatgtataatatattagattATACTAACCTATCTTCtttaacaatatttgtgtacgtttgatattatttacgtgctttgtttccttttttttttcttcgaaacGTTAATTATGTAAACATATTTCCTTGATAGCTCtatgactttaatattttttaatatctcctACGAAGATTTGTGAAAGCTGATCAACGGTCTTTAAGGGCGACTAGATGGTTCAAAATCGAAAATGAAACTTGTATAGATTCTTGGAATTACTTGATtatttttgcttcttttttttagaaattgatttGATTTTTGTGTAACGACTCTATATAAGGAGCATTTTTCTCAGGTAGACATTTCATTCATTAATGTTTtatgtgtttaatttttatttactaaattttgtagcatttatacagtttatccaatatatcaaaaaatgttctcataaatgaataaataagtgAATAATTTTGCATAGACCAAATATAgcatcaaattttttgaaaaactgtTATCAGATTGAAGaatttacttttaacttttgaaaattacgagaaaataaaactttcaacattgacaagagaaaaaaatttataattaaatttaaatatgaatatacatatatttcttgcACACATTTATGTGTGCATCTTATGTAAAtaagaaactgaaaaaaataacgtaaatatattaattttaaaaaaagtaaagagtaTTGTAGCTTTCTTCTGTGTATATTATctgtaatgttttaaatttattttgttattcaagttttttacaatcttttaaatgttatttaaaatgtaaaaatacactgtttaaaacaattagaacattttttttaaatgtatatatgctgtagtagatttaattattacatttggtTAATATGAATTGCAACTATTacatattagaaattatattttaaataaataatttaaagacaTGTATAAAGAAAAATCCTTAGTGAATAGATTAGactatgtattaatattttgatataataatatacatttttttactaaacttATAATATCTTCATTACAACATTTACAGTGCGAAGATGTTCATGATTCAAGTAGAAAGTCATTTGGTGAAAAATTTATAGGAAATCAGGTAAACTTTGTGTAACAGGTaagaaaatatgtattataaatttattaataattttatatattttcagtttaataaaaatattatgtatatgtatattgaatatCATGTGTGGTTACTGTTAAACGAAAGaatcttctattttattttattaaatacttattaaacataaatttatctattgttaatatctaaaaattttgaaaattacagaacttttttataaatttgacatttaaaattatgattaatgaaatacTTATTTGAATCTGAATAATTTATCTATCCTATATTTGTATTATGGATAAATGGATTAAAgttgtttgttttaatttacatttttgaatgtaatttttaagaaattacacGTACATGAAcaaaacaatgaaatatttattcatggataaatatttcattgttctGTTTATgtgtaactttaaaaatcacatttaaaaatgtaaattatatggATATAAAGTTGTATTATAtggatataaaattgtatatgtgCATCCACTGGCAAAATGTTACACGACGTTCGTAATCAGCTTCCAAAAGTTCTCgagttaaaatcaaataatatggATGAAGTTTTTGTTCTTTCAGAATCTGCTGTATTGAAGACCATACAACTCCAGACGTGTTTGCTAATTCGCGTTGACTGACACGTGGATTTACTTCAACTCCCGCGAGAATATTAACACTATTATCATAATTAACCACTggttttactttttgtttttcaattgtatttaattGATTATGTATACGTAAACGATTTTCTAAAAGATGAGATGCCATATGCGATTTTTGAATAccataatgttctaaaaataattgcgCTGCacgttgataattttttttgcaatctttCAGAATTAACGTATTAACTTCCACGTCAAAACGAGCCATAATTATCGAACGTGATAGTATGAAAACCAGCTCGAAACTAAATAAATACTATGTATTTAGTTAGTTTTGAGCTGGTTTTCATGCTATCAAGCCGATAATCATGGCTCGTTTTAACATGGAAGTTAATatcttgttttatatataattatttaaatatttaagaaataaataagcaaaaatgtgttaatttttttaattattgaatttaaatctggtagtatttgaaaattttatagttttatatttttaaaaatttatttgcgtatttgtactaaataattgttaaatctaattttgtaaatcttgttttaattacaaatatattataacaatcttagttaaattatttagatatttttttaaatatttaaacaattgcaGTTAGATTTTAAgtaagttattaataatatattaacagtTATTCTAGTTCATACAAGTCAATCGTGCATCGAGATGATCGAAGAGACAATGATGACAATAGATACAGTCACGACAGGttaatcacaattttattattaaataagaaaattaataggaattaataaattgcataataatatgtttccaaaattttataataaatatttatattaaatcttactcttttttttcttaaacttctcttaatttttaggaaaaactgagaaaaatttgttataaaaagtttaatcttaacagttttaataaatcttgattttatatgatatatttgtgttttatacgtaaataatacaagagatttttattatgtttcagAAGACGAGGTAAGTTAgcaaaaaaagagataaagataGAAGACAGCATAAAGGATAAAAACAGCATAAAGGAAGATAAAGATACAAACGAAAGCAGAGGTACAAATTCATTGCATGAAAGTAGCTGCAGTACATCTGTTCAAAATCATTCAAGATCTCATCACaggtaaaaataaaactcaattattgagcttaaaagaaaaattattaaagaaatgagaatatatatatatatatgaaaaactgaaaaaatttagaactcgaAAAAtagttcaaataaatatatattctgaaATGTTTAGAGTTAAGCAAATGATTGTAGAACCGTTCATGGAACCTGTACATTGTATACaatggaataaaaatttttttgggatTTATAAtcaagatataatttaaatataataagtaaaatataacaGGAATATAAAAAGGTATCTTCTTTATATTTAAGAAGTAGAAGTCATTTGACGACCAGTGAAGTTGGAGGAAGAATCGACGacggcaaaaaaaaattttcatctgGAAGAAATTATAATCCACCACGCGAAGAGTATCGCGCATCTTCAAGATCATCCATGAAGTATTCGATTTCTAATCCTGTAATCTTCTACAATCCCAGCATGGTAAGTAAGTCAATTTTGATATTcagaaaagaaaattgattaaattttgttgtagtCACACAATGttgaaaagaatacaaaatgtAAAGGATTGGACAGTAAATGACATAATATcaagtaatttatcaattatttaaagtaatagtAATGAGAGCGAATGGGACTAGTCTATATACGTTTCTTAGATGATAAAGAATGCTCTGCAATTTCTGCTACAAATTACGTGTATACGGAATATGGATTCACGACCTGTCACGAGTCCATTGCTCTTACCCGACatctcaaatatttaaataaataaataaattttttataataaattatagtaattataataaattttaataggaattaaaatatctaaaaacgATCAAAAAGGTCTGTGAAAGTTAACGCGGTTTTCAGTACATAATAACTGTGTGTCCTTCATTGATAATGACATCAACTGTGTTTACTTCATCAAGGTTTGGAACTTAAGGAACTTATTGAAGAAAGCTCAAATTTGAACTGAAATTGTTATAACatcttgtgtttttttttttttttttttttttttgtataaaagttttGAATTAGTTAATACCTTAATGGCCTTTTTAATGatcgttttttaaataactactACTATTTCTACAAACTGATGTTTGTTTCAGGATTTACTCAGACCGATGCATGTACCGATGCCGATGCCGATGCCGATGCCGATGCCGATGCAGATGCAGATGCCGATGCAGATGCCAATGCCGGAGCCCGGAAGACAGGCACCCATACTTATGCCCATCTATCCAAGATTTTTATCTGCGCCATTTGCACCGCTGAATATGTATCGATGTAGACAACCTTCTCCTAGTAAgcttgtattatataattaacatatgttcaaattaatacaaatcaaataaaattttacaggaTTTAACAATGTCAGAGGAACTAGGACCAGTACTAATCAAAACTATAAGaagaatacattttaattttaataacactcTTAATATGGAtgaatattatacaattgtttATCGTTTATCACaacaattatatgttttatctaaatttttgtaatttctacAATATATAGCGTACATccggaattttattaataagtttcTATATCTATTCTTCAGGAGGAatagagttaatatttaataattaatatttaataatacgagatattacttaatcttgtttaatttagaattgtgttatgactgaaaattaatttggcgcgcagttcattgaacttgagaaaagtatataaaatcacacagacaatacaagcatgaagacctagctacgactgtagaaggcattcttgttcaatttgtattgatacagcaacggtcaaaatatctctattACTTTTAAGTTTTcatatgtttaaataattggaaacaatttttacttacaataataatatagacGTAATTAAGAACTTTATAATGATTGACTAAAAATactcatttttatatgtatatgtagcacaattgtaataaagtacaaatgaaaaaaagattttatgaactcgccttatatttttttattcaaggtCTCTTATCTATTCATGAAATTGAAGATTGGAATCAAATTTGAAACTTAATGGTAAATTTGCTTTCGATCATAAACATCccattataaatgtataataatataattttcaagattttatattgtctcTGAATCCTTATAGTTGAAATTCTAcgaaattatgattttataattcatgaaatttaaattaatgtcacTGTCACCGATATATTAATTCTCTTGATATTTTAATCGATCGTTAAgtgttcaaatttttataattcgtGAATTTGACGTTTTGCAGTTTGAAGTATCGATGGTCGGTAAATTTTTCTACGTCGATGGCGATGTCGACAATTGTCAACGTCAAAACACTCCAGTGTTTTAAAGCAAGTGAGGTAAACATTAAGCAATAATTAGCATCTGCATGCTCAATAGAGACACGATCCAACGGAAACGGAGTTTTGCTTACATGCTCAAAATACACGTGACAGTCACACGTTAAATCGCAAAAACAAGATGAGAGCTATATTAATATTCGACCATCTAAATGATGTGTTGTttgtaaaatgcaataaaaaatttgccaGCCACATTCTAAAGTTGGCGAGGCTGCAGGGACTGCTTAGTGACGATaaggtaatttttttgtttcaaattcttCATTAGATGATGAAATTTTAGATGCTTTCAACCTGTCCTTCCAGGTTATGCGATGTTCACtggatttttatttctgttatagatgttatataaatgtttgataacaataacataataattaatcttaaaattcaCACTCTCTTAAAGTTGTATAGTTATTCTCATGAATATTTGAAGAAGTAAGAAtggaaagattatttaaaaatcacattaatataacattaaactTTTTGTTCAATAAAGTAATGTTAATTTACAGAGTCATAATAAGCACTTTTTGTAGGATGCCACGGACTTGGAAAATTCTGTACCAAGTCCCAATATCATAATGCAGTTGTTTTCACCCATAGTTACCTCGCAACATGTGATGGCTTCACAGTTCAGAAACTCCTATACTTCCATGAAGTTCCAAGATGGAACTAATATGGTGTTTGATGAGTACATTGGctatacttttatgtatattgcTGCAAAAGAGGTAGAGCTTATGAGACGTACACTGGGAGTTTGCGTATCCATTGTACGACATGTTTGTGGTCCAGACATTGCAATGTTAGTATGCAACTAATAGATTAGTTGATATAATACAATAGATTAAATAATgaagcaaatgtaaaaaaatgtttataattatgtagaacataTTTAGTACAATagattataatgataattttcttatatttctttaagaaGACTATGAATTTaacagataatttttattatcttttattatctctttaatAAAAACTCTACAGTATTTAATTTGCACTATGCATTGTAGACAgtgattgttaataaaataattacgattaGAGCTGGATAATCATTTTGTTCTAATTTTCTTTGTAGATTGAAGACTAACTGGCAGAAGATGTGTCTAGTGTCTTCGCTACTAGATGCGTGGTCTAATCTAAGAAACAGTGAACAGAGCATGTTGACAGAGGCAGTGGAGCAATTGTCCGTGAACGCGGAAGTGGCATCTTCGGTTCTTAAAGTGCTGCATGATGCCTGTGACAAACTGAAGAATTCACAGCCTGAATTCAGCAACCTGCACTTGCTGCTCCTAGTGGGCTCCAAGTTTCTGTCACTGTACTCCAGCAAGAATGCTCATGATTTATGCGCTTCGGACATTCTGTTGATGATCCTGCTGTGCTGGGTGGTGAATAAAAAGCGAAAACACGATCAATCAGAAAGCAGTGATGATTGCTATGATAGTGACATCTTGTTACCAGAGAACAATGCTTCGAGAAGTGATGAAACAAAATTGAACTTTGGAGCTAAGCTGGCCACTCCTACTTCAGAAGATATTACGGATCTCTTTAGTAGGTTTATGCAGTATAGTCGTTTTTGAGAGTGGAATATGTCTTTGATATAACTGAAAATTTTTACTGAGCCAAGGAtaaatttgtaatcaaaatagattataaataatcattCTACTTTCGTTGTAGGAGGTTCCAGGGAATCTTCTGTAAACGAAGGTCTCTCATCCTTAAGCGATGATGACCTCTACAGCCAATCACTCCTTCTTGGCTGCCAGCATAACTACACGGCTAATGCAGTTCACATCTTTGAGTTATCAGATTCCATTAATTTGATAACAATCGTTGAAGCTACGAATCTTTCCATTTCCTCAGGATTATGCGAtagttttcattatttaaatctaataaatctGCAGTTTCAACGGGATATCGATGAATTAAAAGCACCCTTCGAGAATCTCGATATGGCAATTAAAAAGGTGTTGGAGGGAATTAAAAAGAATCGTTTTAATGTCGGAAACGATGTGGATATGTGTCAAAAAAGGTTGCAAACAAAATGGGACTTTGTCCGAAAAAAGTACAGCGATCTTTTGCGTTTGAGAGAGACCGAAGTGGTCCTGCAGATTGAAGCCAATACTTCTGGCTTCATAGAAACTCTGAAAGAATTATTGCGTTTGACCTGTTTTGACAGAAACTTTCTGAAACAAGGAGTTGATGTTCTAACAACAGTTGGCAAACTAGTCAGGCAAAAGTTAAATGATTTCAGTGATTTTCTGAAAGTCAAAGCC
The Solenopsis invicta isolate M01_SB chromosome 16, UNIL_Sinv_3.0, whole genome shotgun sequence genome window above contains:
- the LOC105203039 gene encoding Hermansky-Pudlak syndrome 1 protein homolog isoform X1; this encodes MRAILIFDHLNDVLFVKCNKKFASHILKLARLQGLLSDDKDATDLENSVPSPNIIMQLFSPIVTSQHVMASQFRNSYTSMKFQDGTNMVFDEYIGYTFMYIAAKEVELMRRTLGVCVSIVRHVCGPDIAILKTNWQKMCLVSSLLDAWSNLRNSEQSMLTEAVEQLSVNAEVASSVLKVLHDACDKLKNSQPEFSNLHLLLLVGSKFLSLYSSKNAHDLCASDILLMILLCWVVNKKRKHDQSESSDDCYDSDILLPENNASRSDETKLNFGAKLATPTSEDITDLFRGSRESSVNEGLSSLSDDDLYSQSLLLGCQHNYTANAVHIFELSDSINLITIVEATNLSISSGLCDSFHYLNLINLQFQRDIDELKAPFENLDMAIKKVLEGIKKNRFNVGNDVDMCQKRLQTKWDFVRKKYSDLLRLRETEVVLQIEANTSGFIETLKELLRLTCFDRNFLKQGVDVLTTVGKLVRQKLNDFSDFLKVKALKNFTLGSRTSLTINKYLEEFPGLVHFIYIDRSTHRLVAPTLDFTSTETLALTMKKIWNMVKQSRMHLQEGHLSVMWKDTTFNYSYFLWFEDNSGCSPPKCKVYLNYVMKNFPVPGILCGDYYRKLTETCFPKLSPNKVRIYELYCVHLGLTTSTCVLEHSRRLAATIWEVTGVPNNLADIF
- the LOC105203039 gene encoding Hermansky-Pudlak syndrome 1 protein homolog isoform X2; translation: MRAILIFDHLNDVLFVKCNKKFASHILKLARLQGLLSDDKDATDLENSVPSPNIIMQLFSPIVTSQHVMASQFRNSYTSMKFQDGTNMVFDEYIGYTFMYIAAKEVELMRRTLGVCVSIVRHVCGPDIAILKTNWQKMCLVSSLLDAWSNLRNSEQSMLTEAVEQLSVNAEVASSVLKVLHDACDKLKNSQPEFSNLHLLLLVGSKFLSLYSSKNAHDLCASDILLMILLCWVVNKKRKHDQSESSDDCYDSDILLPENNASRSDETKLNFGAKLATPTSEDITDLFRGSRESSVNEGLSSLSDDDLYSQSLLLGCQHNYTANAVHIFELSDSINLITIVEATNLSISSGLCDSFHYLNLINLQFQRDIDELKAPFENLDMAIKKVLEGIKKNRFNVGNDVDMCQKRLQTKWDFVRKKYSDLLRLRETEVVLQIEANTSGFIETLKELLRLTCFDRNFLKQGVDVLTTVGKLVRQKLNDFSDFLKVKALKNFTLGSYLEEFPGLVHFIYIDRSTHRLVAPTLDFTSTETLALTMKKIWNMVKQSRMHLQEGHLSVMWKDTTFNYSYFLWFEDNSGCSPPKCKVYLNYVMKNFPVPGILCGDYYRKLTETCFPKLSPNKVRIYELYCVHLGLTTSTCVLEHSRRLAATIWEVTGVPNNLADIF